A single genomic interval of Methanobrevibacter boviskoreani JH1 harbors:
- a CDS encoding hypothetical protein (produces ATP from ADP in the presence of a proton gradient across the membrane; the K subunit is a nonenzymatic component which binds the dimeric form by interacting with the G and E subunits) codes for MVEIVLGTALAAIGAGVAVGFAGLGSGLGQGMAAAGSVGAVAEDGDMFSRGIIFAALCETQAIYGFLIAILLLVFSGLLGGGGKGLSTAVGIVAIGAGAAVGFAGLGSGMGQGIVAGSSVGAIVENDDMFARGIIFSALPETQAIYGFLIAILLMVFGGIL; via the coding sequence ATGGTAGAAATTGTCTTAGGAACTGCTTTAGCAGCTATTGGTGCTGGTGTAGCAGTCGGTTTCGCTGGTTTAGGATCAGGTTTAGGTCAAGGAATGGCAGCTGCAGGTTCTGTAGGTGCTGTTGCTGAAGATGGGGATATGTTCTCAAGAGGTATTATTTTTGCAGCTTTGTGTGAAACTCAGGCTATTTACGGTTTCTTGATTGCTATCTTATTATTAGTATTTTCAGGATTACTTGGTGGTGGAGGTAAAGGATTATCCACTGCTGTAGGTATTGTTGCTATTGGTGCAGGTGCTGCTGTTGGATTTGCAGGTCTTGGTTCCGGTATGGGTCAAGGTATTGTTGCAGGTTCATCTGTAGGTGCAATTGTTGAAAATGATGATATGTTCGCAAGAGGTATTATTTTCTCAGCATTACCTGAAACTCAGGCTATTTACGGTTTCTTGATTGCTATCTTACTCATGGTATTCGGTGGAATATTATAA
- a CDS encoding V-type proton ATPase subunit E, which translates to MSSGADKIVSNINSEAQTKADGIIQEAQTKADAIIANGQADADKESAKIIANGEKQANMRHQQIISEARMNQRRDELGAKEEVIEMAFDKAMDDLKDLASTADPKYVEALNKLIKEAAVEIGGGDLIVQTKEADKTKIQSALSSMASNISSDTNVTTTLEFGEPIDTIGGAIVKTKNGDIEVNNTIEARESRFKQSLRSEVAQILFR; encoded by the coding sequence ATGAGTTCTGGGGCAGATAAAATTGTCTCTAACATAAACTCTGAGGCTCAAACTAAAGCTGATGGAATAATTCAAGAAGCTCAAACCAAAGCAGATGCTATAATAGCAAATGGACAAGCTGATGCAGATAAAGAATCAGCTAAAATTATTGCTAATGGTGAAAAACAAGCTAACATGAGACATCAACAAATTATCTCTGAAGCTAGAATGAATCAACGTAGAGATGAGTTAGGGGCTAAAGAAGAAGTTATCGAAATGGCTTTCGATAAAGCTATGGACGATTTAAAAGATTTAGCATCTACTGCTGATCCAAAATATGTGGAAGCATTAAATAAATTAATAAAAGAAGCTGCTGTTGAAATTGGCGGTGGAGATTTAATCGTTCAAACTAAAGAAGCAGATAAAACTAAAATTCAAAGTGCTTTAAGTTCTATGGCTAGTAATATATCTTCTGACACTAATGTAACTACTACTTTAGAATTTGGTGAGCCAATAGACACTATTGGTGGAGCTATTGTTAAAACTAAAAATGGAGATATCGAAGTAAATAATACTATTGAAGCTAGGGAATCTAGATTCAAACAATCATTACGTAGTGAAGTTGCTCAAATATTATTTAGATAG
- a CDS encoding V-type ATP synthase subunit C, with product MADEIATLITQLGLSNELLLVGVIIAILIVGAVVVVVTSRPILDIYPYLNPIAKVRARKGRLLDDKQMSEIIETDSIDELTNYLRGLPDYAPYINEYSIEKSLDTHLADTYQYLATIAPDEIKDSFDVLATKTDIANIKALLTAKEVGYNNEQTSNLLLPSGSLYEDLDRLVDAGSVTDVIAGLDGTEYADVLTDAIPEYEEQGSLLPFTNALDKYYLHKLLHSTKVPGNDNTEAMYSYIGTQVDMDNLKLIIRAKENGLAYDSISPFLISEGYQLREWKLKDLMESDNVEGVISSLEGTKYSEILSEPLAQYNNGESIAVFEKALDTYFVEYSHSLSLEKPLGVGPIIGFLSGKEKEIKNLKIITRAKREEAFPDSKIPELLV from the coding sequence ATGGCTGATGAAATAGCTACTTTAATAACACAATTAGGACTTTCTAATGAATTACTCCTTGTAGGTGTAATTATTGCAATATTGATTGTTGGTGCTGTTGTAGTTGTTGTTACTAGTAGACCTATATTAGATATTTATCCTTATCTCAACCCTATTGCTAAGGTCAGAGCAAGAAAAGGTAGACTTTTAGATGATAAACAAATGTCAGAAATCATAGAAACCGATTCTATTGATGAGCTTACAAATTATTTAAGAGGATTACCAGATTATGCTCCATACATAAATGAATACTCAATTGAAAAATCATTAGATACACATCTTGCAGATACTTATCAATATCTTGCAACTATTGCACCTGATGAAATTAAGGATTCATTTGATGTTTTAGCTACTAAAACTGATATTGCTAATATTAAAGCATTATTAACTGCTAAAGAAGTAGGATATAATAATGAACAAACATCTAATTTGTTACTTCCTTCCGGTTCATTATATGAAGACTTAGATCGTTTAGTTGATGCAGGTTCTGTAACTGATGTTATTGCAGGATTAGATGGAACCGAATATGCTGATGTTTTAACTGATGCTATTCCAGAATATGAGGAACAAGGTTCTTTATTACCATTTACAAATGCATTAGATAAATATTATTTACATAAATTATTACACTCAACTAAAGTTCCAGGAAATGACAATACTGAAGCAATGTATTCATATATTGGAACCCAGGTAGATATGGATAATCTTAAATTAATTATAAGAGCTAAAGAAAATGGTTTAGCTTATGATTCAATTAGTCCTTTCTTAATTAGTGAAGGTTATCAATTAAGAGAATGGAAACTCAAAGATTTAATGGAATCTGATAATGTTGAAGGAGTTATTTCTTCATTAGAAGGAACTAAATACAGTGAAATACTTTCTGAGCCTTTAGCTCAATACAATAATGGGGAATCTATTGCTGTATTTGAAAAAGCTCTAGATACATATTTTGTTGAATATTCACATTCCTTATCTTTAGAAAAACCATTAGGTGTAGGTCCAATTATAGGATTTTTAAGTGGTAAAGAGAAAGAAATTAAGAACTTAAAAATCATTACAAGAGCTAAAAGAGAAGAAGCATTTCCAGATAGTAAGATTCCGGAGTTGCTTGTATGA
- a CDS encoding V-type ATP synthase subunit F, with product MMSSVAVIGDLDTVTGFRLGGVREGRIVNTKEEAEQALDELIENNFSIIIITDKIADEIREHIRKTLGSEIVPMIIEIPDKNGKSETDGDQMRALIKRVIGVDIK from the coding sequence ATTATGAGTTCTGTTGCTGTTATTGGAGATTTAGATACTGTCACCGGTTTTAGACTTGGTGGAGTAAGAGAAGGACGTATTGTAAATACTAAAGAAGAAGCTGAACAAGCTCTTGATGAGTTAATTGAAAATAATTTTTCAATTATTATTATTACAGATAAAATAGCTGATGAAATAAGAGAACATATCAGAAAAACTCTCGGTTCAGAGATTGTACCAATGATTATTGAAATCCCTGATAAAAACGGTAAATCTGAAACTGATGGTGATCAAATGAGAGCTCTTATTAAACGAGTTATTGGGGTAGATATCAAATGA